One Brassica napus cultivar Da-Ae chromosome A1, Da-Ae, whole genome shotgun sequence genomic region harbors:
- the LOC106437929 gene encoding protein STRICTOSIDINE SYNTHASE-LIKE 5, giving the protein MKLNDLTKDSLSQRLTAYQTWSKTCTSFITNIWSCSPSSTNPFSMPLLFFSRRFLIFSTIIPFIASITLYRLDTFDPSHLPADALVYSTTSIPPLVNDQLLTGAEFIGVGLLNKPEDIAYDRDSGLIYTGCLDGWVKRVKALESCNDSVVEDWVNTGGRPLGLAFGLHGEVIVADAYKGLLNISDDGRKTELLTDEAEGVRFKLTDAVAVGDNGVLYFTDASYKYDYSQASFDFLEGKPHGRLMSFNPTTRTTRVLLKDLYFANGISMSPDQTHLVFCETPVRRCSKYYINEERVEVFIQSLPGYPDNIRYDGDGHYWIAIPKGVTTLWKLSMRYPLLRKVTAMVAKWGFNLMFAEDAGVLQVDLDGNPIAFYHDHKISHLTTGVKIGKYLYCGSLLHSRILRLDLLKYPAQKSL; this is encoded by the exons ATGAAACTTAATGATTTAACTAAAGATTCTCTGAGTCAACGGTTGACTGCATACCAAACATGGTCCAAAACGTGTACGTCTTTCATAACCAATATTTGGAGTTGTTCACCAtcttccacaaaccctttctCAAtgcctcttctcttcttctcacgTCGTTTTCTCATCTTCTCCACCATCATCCCCTTCATAGCATCCATCACTCTCTACCGTCTCGACACCTTCGACCCATCTCATCTTCCCGCCGATGCACTTGTCTACTCTACTACTTCCATCCCTCCGCTTGTCAACGACCAACTTCTCACCGGCGCTGAGTTTATTGGCGTCGGTCTTCTCAACAAGCCCGAGGATATCGCCTACGACCGAGACTCAGGTCTTATCTATACTGGCTGTTTAGATGGATGGGTGAAACGTGTCAAGGCTCTAGAGTCATGTAATGACTCTGTCGTAGAGGACTGGGTCAATACTGGCGGTAGACCACTTGGCCTCGCTTTTGGATTACATGGAGAAGTCATTGTCGCAGACGCCTACAAG gGGCTGTTGAACATAAGCGATGACGGTAGGAAGACGGAGTTGTTGACGGATGAAGCAGAAGGAGTGAGATTTAAGCTCACCGATGCAGTCGCCGTTGGAGATAACGGCGTTTTGTATTTCACGGATGCTTCTTACAAGTACGATTATAGTCAAGCAAGCTTTGACTTTCTGGAAGGCAAACCGCATGGTCGACTCATGAGCTTTAACCCGACAACAAGAACAACTCGGGTCCTTTTAAAAGACCTTTACTTCGCTAATGGCATCTCTATGTCTCCCGACCAAACCCATCTAGTCTTCTGCGAAACTCCAGT AAGAAGATGCAGCAAGTATTACATCAATGAAGAGCGAGTGGAGGTATTTATTCAAAGCTTACCGGGTTATCCAGATAACATTCGGTACGATGGAG ATGGACATTACTGGATCGCAATACCTAAG GGAGTAACAACGTTGTGGAAGCTGTCGATGAGGTATCCACTCTTGAGAAAAGTCACAGCCATGGTGGCTAAGTGGGGCTTCAATCTTATGTTCGCGGAGGATGCTGGCGTTTTACAGGTGGATTTGGATGGAAACCCCATCGCCTTTTACCATGATCATAAAATTAGTCACTTAACCACCGGAGTCAAGATTGGGAAATATCTATATTGCGGAAGTCTCTTGCATTCACGCATACTCAGACTTGATCTCCTGAAGTATCCTGCCCAAAAAAGTCTTTAA